From one Plasmodium knowlesi strain H genome assembly, chromosome: 11 genomic stretch:
- a CDS encoding zinc finger protein, putative has protein sequence MSVGGVPVTKSFNKLKKYPYEINKFDRRETNEYFYLPVDCPRMKKCDDAYCPLAHTKLEKIFHPIVYKTQACQMAKDGACDYFQKCAFYHDSNDKNEAHLNWTIWEKKWNKWRNNIDSILTHHNKNDKEIRRKVESILKIRMPHFNYNTNKGSLFLNKNASFYSTWSNSSQGGSGSNGNRMSSLGSGLESGLNNLLCNSINASITHCSTTMFNGPWNTKALSSTKKSVKKSNDNKNGNNNSGSSIWINELGDLGNVNFDKTTNINTSFMSRNNMYCDETLSYNSNTTECGINFDQMDNNAYKVVEFCFTDYENNKTKGCGWRDSYNSDVVNVQARNSFFSHGLKAHDGERNGSCKVATGSGTVGNVGSVGGGVLSGGITVEDSCVGDDSSLFQELTYNKACEYFPCLGEIGNGEDATHQADGMNANLFQKGPRHVENFKEEQIMERDGSPEGKLDLISSKYFSNNSNNTSIFENYGNLSTIFDVSENDNDNNNNKTGSFANLSNCNTFDHLSFDDTGINGRSKCFFTNEHVEEGQGSKVDMEPTDVGSIIRFVDSGASEMVNAIGSQGVISSKEGIEKNGVNKERELKGEEGDKNANVTLTGSNTKGQNKMSKKNKNKKGVDANLGHNNSTNNNSSNVLNGRRNTRASTFCEVLCTGNVELRSELSEKRKNTKKDNLVSKNCKNEKDQEDRKNGNNKFVNGEERNDENFSGVDPSCGEREKEKNGKAKNGECQGGKKSNNTASMNKGGNKNCKKGTTESGSNGGTPRNRKAIQGDQGESDQTGSTDQEKGQLEQISGKEVEVGNHGEEHAFRDKTRKNGNANEKGRNSGVNGRDVIAKGSNICSGVNSMNQAKVTCEEVKVVVGTNSRSNFDWANRNQDEEKKKQNNDGTVFNSVGSVQNRGRSIDIYNSTNLNHGVVEKFSSESTLNNGNPVEDKKQVEKSCCQTMNYCNCRENSVVPKESSEYAILKKEFMEQGGSMFYNYAKGSMDSKLGGFGTSGGRDNVGVVGGIGEMGDLLFGRKRNNSAFILKQGEDHSSMSLQGGSDKMGDDGGSIFNLSPNMPSSFNQSRCSSFSVSRGSPFSRSNVSNDAYSNFFIKEETLHPMENNQFEDINKSKEYNSNEKEENESMDYTNNLLNIFLSCNSINENFECTNEGDNSFTNFKEDTNLFGYKEKEVTNGSELFNYSSSSNFNPFGNYNFLGPSCLQCKHYKNEIKNLMAQIKVLREELSKCKQIIMSSGFSGGNDDKVNPCNYNWTNRKSFSDIYEKKNFVSSIEGND, from the coding sequence ATGAGCGTTGGTGGTGTGCCGGTGACCAAGTCGTTCAACAAACTGAAGAAGTATCCGTACGAGATAAATAAGTTTGATAGGCGAGAGACAAATGAATATTTCTACCTACCCGTCGATTGTCCACgtatgaaaaaatgtgatgatgCATACTGTCCTTTGGCACACACCAAATTAGAAAAGATATTTCATCCCATAGTATACAAAACACAAGCATGTCAGATGGCAAAAGATGGAGCTTGTGATTATTTTCAGAAATGTGCATTTTATCATGATTCGAATGACAAGAATGAGGCTCACTTGAATTGGaccatttgggaaaaaaagtggaacaaGTGGAGAAATAACATCGATAGTATTTTAACTCATCATAATAAGAATGATAAAGAAATCAGGAGGAAGGTGGAGAGCATTCTGAAGATTCGTATGCCACACTTTAATTACAACACAAATAAGGGTAGCTTATTTTTGAACAAGAATGCATCGTTTTACTCCACGTGGTCGAACAGTAGTCAGGGTGGGAGTGGGAGCAATGGTAACAGAATGAGTAGTTTGGGAAGTGGTCTAGAGAGTGGGTTGAATAACCTTTTGTGCAATTCCATCAATGCGTCCATTACACACTGCTCCACGACGATGTTTAACGGTCCATGGAATACTAAAGCCTTGAGTAGTACAAagaaaagtgtaaaaaagaGCAACGATAATAAAAATGGCAACAATAATAGTGGTAGTTCTATCTGGATAAATGAGCTAGGCGATTTAGGAAACGTAAATTTCGACAAAACTACAAACATTAACACATCTTTCATGAGCAGAAATAACATGTACTGTGATGAAACTCTCAGTTATAATAGCAACACGACGGAATGCGGAATAAATTTCGATCAAATGGACAATAATGCGTATAAGGTTGTTGAATTTTGTTTTACTGattatgaaaataataagaCGAAGGGTTGTGGTTGGAGAGATAGCTATAATTCCGATGTGGTAAACGTTCAGGCgaggaattcttttttttcgcatggTTTGAAGGCGCATGACGGGGAGAGAAACGGATCGTGCAAAGTTGCCACGGGAAGTGGAACAGTCGGCAATGTGGGCAGTGTAGGAGGTGGTGTTCTTAGTGGAGGTATCACAGTGGAAGATAGTTGCGTCGGTGACGACAGTAGTCTATTCCAAGAGCTGACCTACAACAAGGCGTGCGAATATTTCCCATGCCTGGGAGAAATTGGAAACGGAGAAGACGCAACACATCAAGCAGATGGAATGAACGCAAATTTATTTCAAAAGGGTCCCAGGCatgtggaaaattttaaggaGGAGCAGATAATGGAGAGGGATGGTAGCCCAGAGGGGAAATTGGACTTAATCagttcaaaatatttttccaacaaCTCAAATAATACTTCTATATTCGAGAATTATGGGAACCTGTCAACCATATTTGATGTTAGTGAGAATGacaatgataataataataataagacAGGTAGCTTCGCGAACCTGTCCAATTGCAACACCTTTGATCATCTGAGTTTTGATGACACGGGTATAAATGGACGAAGCAAGTGTTTTTTCACAAATGAACATGTGGAGGAGGGACAAGGATCCAAGGTTGATATGGAACCTACAGATGTGGGAAGTATAATTCGGTTCGTTGACTCTGGTGCGAGCGAAATGGTTAATGCTATTGGAAGCCAAGGTGTTATATCTTCCAAGGAGgggattgaaaaaaatggggtgaacaaggaaagggaattaaaaggagaagagggGGATAAAAATGCCAATGTTACATTAACAGGGAGCAATacaaaggggcaaaataaaatgtcaaagaagaataaaaataagaaagggGTGGATGCAAATTTAGGGCATAATAACAGTACGAATAACAATAGCAGTAATGTATTGAATGGAAGAAGGAATACGAGGGCGAGTACCTTTTGCGAGGTTCTGTGCACAGGGAATGTTGAACTGAGGAGCGAATTGAgcgagaaaaggaagaacacgAAAAAGGATAATTTGGTGAGCAAAAATTgtaagaatgaaaaggaccAGGAAGataggaaaaatggaaataacaaATTTGTGAATGGTGAGGAAAGGAACGATGAAAATTTTAGCGGTGTTGATCCGTCTTGTGGAGaaagggagaaggagaaaaatggcaAGGCGAAAAATGGGGAATGTCAAGGCGGAAAGAAAAGTAACAATACGGCGAGTATGAACAAgggtggaaataaaaattgtaaaaaagggacaacGGAAAGTGGCAGTAATGGCGGAACTCCCAGGAACAGGAAAGCCATCCAAGGTGATCAAGGGGAGAGTGATCAGACTGGAAGTACCGACCAGGAAAAGGGGCAATTGGAGCAAATCAGTGGAAAGGAAGTTGAAGTAGGAAATCATGGAGAAGAGCATGCCTTCAGAGACAAAACTAGGAAAAACGGAAACGCGAACGAGAAAGGTAGAAACAGTGGAGTAAACGGAAGAGACGTTATCGCCAAAGGGAGCAATATTTGTAGTGGGGTGAATTCCATGAATCAGGCGAAAGTTACCTGTGAGGAGGTGAAGGTTGTTGTAGGCACTAATTCTAGATCGAACTTTGATTGGGCGAATAGAAATCAagatgaagagaagaagaagcagaataATGATGGCACAGTATTTAACAGTGTAGGTAGTGTGCAGAACAGAGGCAGGTCCATTGATATTTACAATAGTACTAACTTGAATCATGGTGTTGTGGAAAAATTCAGCAGCGAATCCACTCTGAATAATGGTAATCCTGTGGAAGACAAGAAGCAGGTGGAGAAGAGTTGTTGCCAGACAATGAACTACTGCAATTGTAGAGAAAATAGTGTGGTGCCGAAGGAATCAAGCGAGTACgccattttgaagaaggagTTCATGGAACAGGGGGGAAGTATGTTTTATAATTACGCGAAGGGTAGCATGGATAGCAAGTTGGGCGGGTTCGGAACTTCTGGGGGGAGAGACAATGTGGGCGTTGTAGGGGGAATAGGCGAAATGGGGGATCTGCTTTtcggaaggaagaggaacaaTTCTGCGTTTATTTTGAAGCAGGGGGAGGACCACTCGAGCATGTCCCTGCAGGGGGGCAGCGACAAAATGGGTGATGACGGAGGGAGTATTTTTAACCTAAGTCCAAATATGCCGAGCTCGTTCAACCAGAGCAGGTGTTCTTCATTCAGCGTGAGCAGGGGAAGCCCCTTTAGCCGAAGCAACGTTTCGAACGACGCGTacagcaatttttttatcaaagaGGAAACCTTGCACCCGATGGAGAATAACCAGTTTGAGGATATCAATAAGTCGAAGGAATACAATTCAaatgagaaagaagaaaatgagtcAATGGATTACACAAACAACCTGCTAAATATATTCCTGTCCTGTAATAGTATTAACGAGAATTTCGAGTGCACAAATGAAGGGGATAATAGTTTCACAAATTTTAAAGAGGACACGAACCTGTTTGGttacaaagaaaaagaggtgACAAATGGAAGCgaactttttaattattcatCCTCTAGCAATTTTAACCCTTTTGGgaattacaattttttggGCCCATCATGTTTACAGTGTAAGCACTACAAAAATGAGATAAAGAACTTAATGGCTCAGATAAAAGTTTTAAGAGAGGAGCTCTCCAAGTGCAAGCAGATAATAATGTCATCTGGGTTTAGTGGAGGTAATGATGATAAAGTAAATCCTTGTAATTACAACTGGACGAACAGGAAGAGTTTTTCGGATATAtatgagaagaagaattttgTGTCTTCCATCGAGGGGAATGATTAA
- a CDS encoding ATP-dependent RNA helicase, putative — protein sequence MSGGNIDDLFNVFEENGIEDNISTKDEAGGVQVDNHPEGEVNEENVSKMHTDKGAIGDEIHCNEENERGTHPGEGHTGRDEEGDNNGDAQLNKQPKGVASAPIGTPQINVENLISCKKRDQKVQNKIKEEIYNDIQMVDGTTRNASNKVRKLNENQNEKNAEKGEKQTDESGPVEETLIENSKTINNDDVLVLEEFRSDVNCIHKCIRPKSYVHNKLSETLTPARTYKFELDTFQKKSIECLERNESVLVSAHTSAGKTVIAEYAIALGLRDKQRVIYTSPIKALSNQKYRDLSEEFKDVGLITGDISINPDASIIVMTTEILRSMLYRGSSLTKEVKWVIFDEIHYMRDRDRGVIWEETIILLPLMVRFIFLSATIPNGIQFAEWVSSIKSQACHIVYTDYRPTPLQHYIYPTSSESVFLICDENKDFKKNNFIKAVNAIKEKNNMSEDTHQQNGNSRHNRRTKKNVHDIEKIVQMCHSRNYTPLIIFAFSKKECEVNATTMHKVDLTDDTEKEVIKELYENAIQILADDDRALPQVQFILPLLLRGIGIHHGGLLPIIKEIIEIMFQESLLKVLFSTETFSMGINMPAKTVVFTSLRKFDGVEKRLITSGEYIQMAGRAGRRGLDDRGIVIIMLDSPLHWREAEKLFVGEANRLVSQFHLGYNMILNLLRIEGITPEFMIERSFIQYQMKKSLFQKILAKKKVEEKIKEIFNQLTSVYLDKDDQEISKGNLLKKIMDPNYECTSPAGEEMSALQSVYTQHGDQNSNMEEDLSSGEKAEITINEEDIQEKEGTHSEHTLDTMNDELKNYNTVFSCISNYYILRNKLIDLGETYRSILTARKNITPYLAMGRLLYLVEDDLRWGWAICIEGKIVEQANRGRSAGRNNALRSANATNTTNPANAEDADVLLVDCLVPYSQNRKRKRFQGDDGDVSGEDDVDELPEGTQKEFVPATDRMKAKWKLITFHIKCIYQISAVVLNLEKPFDKKNEEQIMSAKMKYNTMVKCLKGEKNIPVINPHQMEIKDEAFLKVVKNINYHEQMLSRNKLLNSRNLHKYYQLYNMYVALQFEKNLLEANIEKCRFIVLKKELKNMLVLLQGLNYIEISHNLEGENAQQGINAQEINMEKVERQEIKGDQSTYQNELESGGNFTREEEKSYVVTMKGQIASAILSVDELVISELFFSNFFSKYNYDYICAFLSCFVYDESTNKEVAIEDPILVEGYEQIIRTATHVSNKMNECGMSMNLKDYLDKFKSAIMPIVLQWVRGYSFMEILTDSQIYEGSIIRTLRRLDELLRQMICAFRGINNDSMCEILTEATKKLRRGIPFSPSLYL from the exons ATGTCTGGCGGTAACATCGATGACCTATTTAATGTCTTTGAAGAAAATGGCATAGAAGATAATATTTCCACGAAGGATGAAGCGGGAGGAGTCCAGGTGGACAACCACCCCGAGGGTGAAGTGAACGAAGAGAATGTCAGTAAAATGCATACTGACAAAGGTGCAATAGGAGATGAGATACACTGCAATGAGGAAAACGAAAGAGGTACCCATCCCGGAGAGGGCCATACGGGGAGAGACGAAGAAGGCGACAATAACGGGGATGCGCAATTAAATAAGCAACCGAAGGGTGTGGCTTCCGCCCCTATAGGGACCCCCCAAATTAATGTTGAAAACCTCATTTCGTGCAAAAAGAGGGACCAAAAGGtgcagaacaaaataaaagaggaaatatatAACGACATACAAATGGTCGATGGCACGACCAGAAATGCAAGCAACAAAGTAAGAAAGTTGAATGAAAATCAAAACGAAAAGAACgctgaaaaaggagaaaaacaaacggATGAAAGCGGACCGGTAGAAGAAACACTAATCGAAAATAGCAAAACGATAAACAATGACGATGTACTCGTTTTGGAGGAGTTCCGCAGTGATGTCAATTGTATTCACAAGTGTATCCGGCCAAAGAGTTACGTTCACAACAAGCTCAGTGAAACTCTCACCCCGGCCAGGACGTACAAATTTGAATTAGACACTTTTCAGAAGAAATCTATTGAATGTTTGGAGCGAAACGAAAGTGTCTTAGTGTCAGCGCACACATCTGCTGGAAAGACGGTTATCGCAGAGTACGCCATCGCTCTAGGGTTAAGGGATAAGCAAAGAGTTATCTACACGAGCCCTATAAAAGCGTTAAGTAATCAAAAGTACAGAGACCTCAGTGAAGAATTTAAAGATGTCGGATTGATCACAGGAGATATTTCCATAAATCCTGATGCTTCCATCATTGTCATGACGACAGAAATTTTGAGATCCATGTTGTACAGAGGCTCTTCCCTAACGAAAGAAGTTAAGTGGGTAATTTTTGATGAAATTCATTACATGCGAGACAGAGATAGAGGAGTAATCTGGGAAGAAACGATCATATTACTACCACTCATGGTGCGCTTTATTTTCCTAAGTGCAACCATCCCAAATGGTATTCAATTCGCAGAATGGGTGAGCAGTATCAAAAGCCAAGCTTGCCACATTGTGTACACCGATTATCGACCCACGCCCCTGCAACATTATATCTACCCAACATCTAGCGAAAGCGTTTTTCTTATTtgtgatgaaaataaagattttaaaaaaaataatttcatcaaAGCAGTCAATgctataaaagaaaaaaacaacatgtCAGAAGATACCCACCAGCAGAATGGGAATAGTAGGCATAACagacgaacaaaaaaaaatgtccatgacattgaaaaaattgtacagatGTGTCACTCTCGTAATTACACACCActtatcatttttgcattttcaaaaaaggaatgcgAAGTAAATGCTACTACCATGCATAAAGTGGACTTAACGGATGACacagaaaaggaagtaaTAAAAGAGTTGTACGAAAACGCCATTCAAATTTTAGCTGATGATGATAGGGCTTTACCACAGGTCCAGTTTATTCTTCCTCTCCTCTTAAGAGGTATAGGAATTCATCATGGTGGCCTACTACCAATCATTAAAGAAATAATTGAAATTATGTTTCAAGAATCACTGCTCAAAGTTCTATTCAGCACAGAAACATTCTCCATGGGTATTAACATGCCAGCCAAAACGGTCGTTTTTACCTCCTTGAGAAAATTTGATGGAGTAGAAAAACGGTTAATAACATCGGGGGAGTATATTCAAATGGCAGGAAGAGCGGGTAGACGTGGGTTGGACGACAGAGGTATCGTTATCATTATGTTGGATAGCCCACTACATTGGAGAGAGGCGGAAAAGTTATTCGTAGGGGAAGCCAACAGATTAGTCAGTCAGTTCCATTTGGGGTACAACATGATTTTAAATCTACTCCGAATAGAAGGAATTACACCAGAGTTTATGATTGAGAGATCCTTCATTCAGtaccaaatgaaaaaaagccTCTTCCAGAAAATtcttgccaaaaaaaaagtagaagaaaaaattaaagaaatatTTAACCAGCTGACTAGTGTCTACCTGGATAAGGATGATCAGGAGATCAGTAAAGGAAATCtcttgaagaaaattatggaTCCTAATTATGAGTGCACCTCCCCCGCGGGGGAAGAGATGAGTGCTCTTCAATCAGTGTACACCCAACATGGTGACCAAAATAGCAACATGGAAGAAGATCTATCCTCCGGAGAGAAAGCAGAAATAACTATCAACGAGGAGGATATTCAAGAGAAAGAGGGTACCCACTCCGAACACACCCTCGACACCATGAATGATGAACTCAAAAACTACAACACTGTATTTTCCTGCATTTCCAATTATTACATATTAAGAAACAAGCTTATCGATCTGGGGGAAACGTACAGGTCTATTCTAACGGCCAGGAAGAATATCACCCCGTACTTGGCCATGGGACGACTGCTCTACCTGGTGGAGGACGACTTGAGGTGGGGTTGGGCCATATGcattgaaggaaaaattgttgaGCAAGCCAATCGAGGTCGCAGCGCTGGTCGAAACAACGCCCTGAGGAGCGCCAACGCGACAAACACCACTAACCCCGCTAATGCGGAAGATGCCGATGTACTGCTCGTGGATTGTCTAGTACCCTACAGccaaaacagaaaaaggaaacggTTCCAGGGGGATGACGGTGATGTTAGTGGGGAGGATGATGTGGATGAGTTGCCCGAAGGTACGCAGAAGGAATTTGTTCCGGCCACCGACAGGATGAAGGCCAAGTGGAAACTCATCACCTTCCACATCAAGTGCATCTACCAGATTTCTGCTGTCGTCTTAAACCTAGAGAAGCcatttgacaaaaaaaatgaagaacaaatTATGAGCGCCAAAATGAAGTATAACACCATGGTGAAGTGcttgaaaggagaaaaaaatatccctgTCATTAACCCCCACCAGATGGAAATCAAAGATGAAGCTTTTCTAAAAgtcgtaaaaaatataaactaCCACGAACAGATGTTAAGTAGAAATAAATTACTAAACAGTCGAAATTTACACAAGTACTACCAACTGTACAATATGTATGTAGCTTTGCAATTTGAAAAGAACCTTTTAGAGGCCAATATAGAAAAGTGCAGATTTATAGTCTTAAAGAAGGAACTTAAAAATATGCTTGTCCTTCTGCAAGGTTTGAATTATATAGAAATTTCACACAATttggaaggggaaaatgcgCAACAGGGGATAAATGCCCAGGAAATCAATATGGAGAAAGTCGAAAGGCAGGAAATCAAAGGAGACCAATCGACTTACCAGAACGAACTGGAGAGCGGAGGGAACTTCACcagagaggaagaaaaaagctaCGTTGTAACGATGAAAGGACAAATAGCCAGTGCCATCCTCAGTGTGGATGAATTAGTTATTTcggaattatttttctccaacttTTTTAGTAAATACAACTACGACTACATATGTGCTTTCCTCTCCTGCTTTGTTTATGACGAATCCACAAACAAAGAGGTAGCCATTGAAGACCCAATTCTTGTGGAGGGATACGAACAGATAATTAGAACAGCCACCCACGTTTCgaataaaatgaacgaatGTGGAATGAGCATGAATTTGAAGGATTACCTGGACAAGTTCAAGTCTGCAATCATGCCCATAGTCTTACAATGGGTACGCGGCTACTCTTTCATGGAAATTCTTACTGACTCGCAGATATACGAGGGGTCTATCATACGTACGCTCAG GCGCCTGGACGAACTTCTCAGACAAATGATCTGCGCGTTTAGAGGAATCAACAACGACAGCATGTGCGAAATTTTGACAGAGGCGACAAAAAAACTGAGACGAGGCATCCCCTTCTCACCCTCTTTGTACTTATAA